A window from Rhodobium gokarnense encodes these proteins:
- a CDS encoding XdhC family protein — MQADLLAALNEERRARRAVIRIVDLDTGADRLVREADDLGHDPLEVDLAARFRSGKSGTVETEDGQRLFLNVHLPPPRIVCIGAVHITQALAPMAAIAGFDLIVVDPRTAFATPERFPDARLLAEWPDTVMEELAFDAYTALVAVTHDPKIDDTPLIAALRTGCFYVGALGSRKTHAKRVERLTEAGLDAEMIARIRAPIGLDIGAASPAEIAVSILAQIIESLRRKPEAPA; from the coding sequence ATGCAGGCCGATCTCCTTGCCGCCCTCAACGAGGAACGCCGCGCCCGCCGCGCCGTCATCCGCATCGTCGATCTCGACACCGGCGCCGATCGCCTGGTACGCGAGGCCGACGACCTCGGCCACGATCCGCTGGAAGTCGATCTCGCCGCCCGCTTCCGGTCGGGAAAATCCGGCACGGTGGAGACGGAGGACGGGCAGCGCCTCTTCCTCAACGTCCATCTCCCGCCGCCGCGCATCGTCTGCATCGGCGCCGTCCACATCACCCAGGCGCTCGCGCCGATGGCCGCCATCGCCGGCTTCGACCTCATCGTCGTCGACCCGCGCACGGCCTTCGCGACCCCAGAGCGCTTCCCCGACGCGCGGCTCCTCGCCGAATGGCCGGACACGGTCATGGAGGAGCTTGCCTTCGACGCCTACACCGCGCTCGTCGCCGTCACCCACGACCCGAAGATCGACGACACCCCGCTGATCGCAGCGCTGAGGACCGGCTGCTTCTATGTCGGCGCCCTCGGCAGCCGCAAGACGCATGCGAAACGGGTGGAGCGCCTGACCGAGGCCGGGCTCGACGCGGAGATGATCGCCCGCATCAGGGCCCCGATCGGGCTCGATATCGGCGCGGCGAGCCCGGCGGAGATCGCGGTTTCGATCCTCGCCCAGATCATCGAGTCCTTACGCCGCAAGCCCGAGGCACCGGCGTGA
- a CDS encoding LysE family translocator produces MAGLETLAAFALATLLFAYMPGPALLYTTARTLAHGRRAGLAAAFGIHIGCYVHVLAATFGLSAVFLVVPTLYLVLKLAGAAYLVWLGVRLIRERAPDAAMSDLPMPPPRHGRRAFVDSVLVEILNPKVAIFFIAFLPQFVDPAASLPVWSQFLILGMLVNLTFSSADLVAVVFASSLKARLQRSPRWTGLMKKFGGAVLVGLGFRLALERN; encoded by the coding sequence ATGGCCGGCCTGGAAACCCTTGCCGCCTTCGCCTTGGCAACGCTTCTGTTCGCCTATATGCCGGGCCCGGCGCTGCTCTATACGACGGCCCGGACCCTCGCCCATGGCCGCCGCGCGGGCCTTGCCGCCGCCTTCGGCATTCATATCGGCTGCTATGTCCATGTCCTTGCCGCGACCTTCGGGCTCTCCGCCGTCTTCCTCGTCGTACCGACGCTCTATCTGGTGCTGAAGCTTGCCGGCGCCGCCTATCTCGTCTGGCTCGGGGTGAGGCTCATCCGCGAGCGCGCGCCCGATGCGGCCATGAGTGACCTGCCGATGCCGCCGCCGCGCCATGGCCGCCGGGCCTTTGTCGACAGCGTCCTGGTCGAGATCCTGAACCCCAAGGTGGCGATCTTCTTCATCGCCTTCCTGCCGCAATTCGTCGATCCGGCCGCAAGCCTGCCCGTCTGGTCCCAGTTTCTCATCCTCGGCATGCTCGTGAACCTGACCTTCAGCTCCGCCGACCTCGTCGCCGTGGTCTTTGCCTCCAGCCTGAAGGCGCGGCTGCAGCGCTCGCCGCGCTGGACCGGCCTGATGAAGAAATTCGGCGGCGCCGTCCTCGTCGGCCTCGGCTTCCGCCTCGCCCTGGAAAGGAACTGA
- a CDS encoding XdhC family protein, with product MTEETAPETATEAASRDVLAIAESWRAEGREMALATVVQTWGSAPRPVGSHLVIDADGNFEGSVSGGCVEGAVVAEAVDVIAEGKPRMLDFGVADETAWRVGLSCGGRISVYVERIDTGAGDGAPS from the coding sequence ATGACCGAGGAAACCGCGCCGGAAACCGCAACCGAAGCGGCAAGCCGCGACGTGCTGGCGATCGCCGAGAGCTGGCGCGCGGAGGGACGGGAGATGGCGCTCGCCACCGTCGTCCAGACCTGGGGCTCGGCGCCGCGCCCGGTCGGCAGCCATCTCGTCATCGATGCCGACGGCAATTTCGAGGGCTCCGTTTCCGGCGGCTGCGTCGAAGGCGCCGTCGTTGCCGAGGCCGTCGACGTCATCGCGGAAGGAAAGCCGCGCATGCTGGACTTCGGCGTTGCCGACGAGACCGCCTGGCGCGTGGGGCTGTCCTGCGGCGGACGCATCTCCGTCTATGTGGAGCGCATCGATACGGGCGCCGGTGACGGGGCGCCCTCCTGA
- a CDS encoding pentapeptide repeat-containing protein, with translation MSDPETEIPGETPGAARTRTMLEGLGPIGLGLFLFALGIGVGFPLTIIGNVFLTQHVGVIVAVLLALLFAVCLIGVLLLLFRRSILGAVFRITSSTLEQFAEPLGAAAKHIAARRADDAISSAEELTRLAFARWAWVSTRRWLIASLTGLLAAMAALAGTALLFQQNELLAIQTTRLEQQNDLLTTQIGLSEAQRSAEILPSLVEIGVALAEETETLAANGREVRAFTLDEISVGLRGRMVAASLAVRPYRYLQGSRFDVRDSEALNKLALARRPEILGDPSVLALDGPDNAESILIDREVSPERGMLISMLFNSGIYDTERLSYVGADFSYAEVRLPVLNLMSFSFARLRYASFRFLALNEAKFGAAELEHARFTNSVLMRCDFSGLRYDALPAPYEGDPSMEIMPTSLTGTDFSDSLVIDSTFDNVEGLAMMFEGAVVAGGTFRNASISGTSFRNAIIAETDFSGASLKAIELDGALVTREDFLQHLAETAQPETFKADRFVIEKVDEAALAQHPQATRIVGRAAELVLGKPLFRIKRVGAFR, from the coding sequence ATGAGCGATCCGGAAACCGAGATCCCCGGCGAGACGCCGGGGGCGGCGCGCACGCGCACCATGCTGGAGGGGCTCGGCCCGATCGGCCTCGGCCTCTTCCTCTTTGCCCTCGGCATCGGCGTCGGCTTTCCGCTCACCATCATCGGCAACGTCTTTCTGACCCAGCATGTGGGCGTCATCGTCGCCGTCCTTCTGGCGCTGCTCTTTGCGGTCTGCCTTATTGGTGTGCTGTTGCTGCTGTTCCGCCGGTCGATCCTCGGCGCGGTCTTCCGCATCACATCGTCGACGCTGGAGCAGTTCGCCGAACCGCTCGGTGCCGCCGCCAAGCACATCGCCGCACGGCGGGCCGACGACGCCATTTCCTCGGCGGAGGAACTGACCCGGCTCGCCTTTGCCCGCTGGGCCTGGGTCTCCACCCGTCGCTGGCTGATCGCCTCGCTGACCGGGCTGCTTGCTGCCATGGCGGCGCTTGCCGGCACGGCCCTCCTCTTCCAGCAGAACGAACTCCTCGCCATCCAGACGACCCGGCTGGAACAGCAGAACGACCTTTTGACCACCCAGATCGGCCTCAGCGAGGCGCAGCGCAGCGCAGAGATCCTGCCGAGCCTTGTCGAAATCGGCGTCGCGCTGGCGGAGGAAACGGAGACGCTGGCGGCGAACGGGCGGGAAGTCCGCGCGTTCACCCTCGACGAGATCTCCGTCGGCCTGCGCGGCCGGATGGTTGCGGCTTCTCTCGCGGTGCGGCCCTATCGTTATTTGCAGGGCAGCCGGTTCGACGTGCGGGATTCGGAGGCCCTCAACAAGCTGGCGCTCGCCCGCCGGCCGGAGATCCTCGGCGACCCCTCCGTCCTCGCCCTCGACGGGCCGGACAATGCGGAAAGCATCCTGATCGACCGGGAAGTCAGCCCGGAGCGCGGCATGCTGATCTCCATGCTGTTCAATTCCGGCATCTACGACACGGAGCGGCTGAGCTATGTCGGCGCCGACTTTTCCTACGCCGAGGTGCGGCTGCCGGTGCTCAATCTGATGTCGTTCTCCTTCGCGCGGCTGCGCTATGCGAGCTTCCGCTTCCTCGCCCTCAACGAGGCCAAGTTCGGCGCCGCGGAGTTGGAGCATGCCCGCTTCACCAATTCGGTGCTGATGCGCTGCGACTTTTCCGGCCTCAGATACGACGCGCTGCCGGCGCCCTATGAGGGCGATCCGTCGATGGAGATCATGCCGACGAGTCTCACCGGCACCGACTTTTCCGACAGCCTCGTCATCGACAGCACATTCGACAATGTCGAGGGTCTGGCCATGATGTTCGAGGGCGCCGTCGTCGCCGGCGGGACGTTCCGGAACGCGTCCATTTCCGGCACCTCGTTCCGCAACGCCATCATCGCGGAGACCGATTTTTCCGGCGCCAGCCTGAAGGCGATCGAGCTCGACGGCGCGCTGGTGACGCGGGAGGATTTTCTCCAGCACCTGGCGGAGACGGCGCAGCCGGAGACGTTCAAGGCGGATCGGTTCGTCATCGAAAAGGTCGACGAGGCGGCGCTGGCGCAGCATCCGCAGGCGACGCGGATCGTCGGGCGGGCGGCGGAACTGGTGCTCGGCAAGCCGCTCTTCCGGATCAAGCGGGTCGGGGCGTTCCGCTAG
- a CDS encoding MarR family winged helix-turn-helix transcriptional regulator, protein MQNDALANRLSALATAIGDATLAETGDLSESAIAAMIAIRAREPISIQHIAAVVGLTHSATVRLVDRLEKDWLVRRLRRKGREVMVETTARGKRRVRDLQVRRGEIIAGLAADLSPDEAKTLAALIDRLLAAAVDAGANPHRLCRFCETEEGATIVAALAPEEADEG, encoded by the coding sequence ATGCAAAATGATGCGCTTGCGAACCGGCTGTCCGCCCTCGCCACCGCGATCGGCGACGCCACATTGGCCGAAACCGGCGATCTGTCGGAGAGCGCGATCGCGGCGATGATCGCGATCCGCGCCCGCGAACCGATTTCCATCCAGCACATCGCCGCCGTGGTCGGCCTGACCCATTCGGCAACGGTGCGCCTTGTCGACCGGCTGGAGAAGGACTGGCTGGTCCGGCGCCTGCGCCGCAAGGGCCGCGAGGTGATGGTTGAGACCACCGCCCGCGGCAAGCGCCGGGTCCGCGACCTGCAGGTCCGTCGCGGCGAAATCATCGCCGGCCTTGCCGCCGACCTTTCGCCCGACGAGGCGAAGACGCTTGCCGCCCTCATCGACCGCCTGCTCGCTGCCGCCGTCGACGCCGGCGCCAACCCGCACCGCCTCTGCCGCTTCTGCGAAACGGAGGAGGGCGCGACGATCGTCGCCGCCCTTGCGCCGGAGGAGGCGGATGAGGGCTAG